The Thermodesulfobacteriota bacterium genome has a window encoding:
- the dsrB gene encoding dissimilatory-type sulfite reductase subunit beta, which yields MPRTDIGPPNYKDMLPDIIKRNYWKWKYHEIVKPGVLKHVAESGDVLYSVRVGSPRLVSVDFIRDICEIADKYCDGYLRFTSRYNIEFLTDKQENVDKIIEEVQRLGLPVGGTGPCVTNIVHTQGWIHCHSAATDASGIVKAIMDELYDYFTSMSLPAGVRIAVACCINMCGAVHCSDLAVVGVHTKPPRIDHEKLMAQCEIPTTIQSCPTGAIRRHPDPNIKSVVVREELCMYCGNCFTVCPAMSIADPEGDGVAIYAGGKVSNARKPPMFSRLIVPYLPNNPPRWPEVVEVIKKILEVYAKNARRYERMGEWIERIGWEKFFRLTGIPFTEYHIDDFTHAVETYRTTTQFKW from the coding sequence ATGCCACGAACAGACATAGGACCACCGAACTATAAGGACATGCTTCCGGACATAATCAAAAGGAATTATTGGAAATGGAAATACCACGAGATTGTGAAACCAGGGGTTTTAAAACACGTCGCAGAAAGCGGGGATGTACTTTACTCTGTGAGGGTCGGTTCTCCGAGGCTCGTAAGCGTCGATTTCATAAGGGATATATGCGAGATAGCTGATAAGTACTGCGATGGTTATCTCCGTTTCACGAGCAGGTACAACATCGAGTTTTTGACGGATAAACAAGAAAATGTGGACAAGATAATAGAAGAAGTCCAAAGACTCGGTTTACCTGTTGGTGGAACAGGTCCCTGCGTTACAAACATTGTTCACACCCAAGGTTGGATACATTGCCACAGTGCGGCAACAGATGCTTCAGGGATAGTAAAGGCCATAATGGACGAGCTATACGACTACTTCACTTCTATGAGCCTTCCTGCAGGTGTGAGAATAGCGGTCGCCTGTTGCATTAACATGTGCGGTGCTGTCCACTGTTCGGATTTGGCCGTAGTCGGGGTCCATACCAAGCCCCCGAGAATCGATCACGAAAAACTGATGGCTCAGTGTGAAATACCCACAACGATTCAGTCGTGTCCTACAGGTGCGATAAGGCGACATCCAGACCCAAACATAAAAAGTGTTGTCGTTAGGGAGGAACTTTGCATGTACTGCGGCAACTGCTTTACCGTTTGTCCGGCTATGTCAATTGCTGACCCTGAAGGGGACGGCGTGGCGATTTACGCCGGAGGAAAAGTATCGAATGCCAGAAAGCCACCCATGTTTTCGAGGCTTATAGTGCCTTATCTTCCAAATAACCCACCCAGATGGCCCGAAGTCGTTGAGGTTATAAAAAAGATCTTGGAAGTCTACGCGAAGAATGCAAGAAGGTACGAGAGGATGGGAGAGTGGATAGAGAGGATAGGATGGGAAAAGTTTTTTAGGCTGACAGGAATTCCGTTTACTGAATACCACATAGATGATTTTACACATGCCGTAGAGACCTACAGAACAACAACTCAGTTCAAATGGTAG
- the dsrA gene encoding dissimilatory-type sulfite reductase subunit alpha → MESETPLLDELEKGRWPSFVKEIKRAAKKNKAALDLLRVEELSYKDKITHWKHGGIVGVTGYGGGVIGRYCDKPEEYPEVAAFHTFRVNHPAGWFYKTEALRKICDIWEKYGSGMTNFHGSTGDIILLGAKTENLQPCFNELTEAGFDLGGSGSGLRTISGCVGPARCEWATIDTLDITYDLTMEFQDEIHRPRWPYKFKIKISGCPNDCVAAIARADFTIIGTWRDSIRIDQEAVREYVKNGFDIETVVRKCPTEAISWDEKNKVLNFVPEDCTRCMHCINKMPKAIRPGTEGGATILVGGKAPILKGAYLSWVIVPFMKMEPPYSEVKSLLRKIWDWWDEHGRTRERLAELIERLSFARFLKDMGLPVQPQMVFRPRSNPYVFFRR, encoded by the coding sequence ATGGAGAGCGAAACGCCATTACTAGACGAATTGGAAAAAGGTAGATGGCCCAGTTTTGTAAAGGAGATAAAGAGGGCCGCAAAGAAAAACAAAGCTGCACTGGATCTTTTAAGAGTTGAGGAACTCTCGTATAAAGACAAGATCACACACTGGAAGCACGGTGGAATAGTTGGGGTTACGGGCTATGGAGGCGGGGTAATAGGTAGGTACTGCGATAAACCAGAAGAGTATCCGGAAGTGGCGGCCTTTCATACATTTCGGGTCAACCATCCCGCAGGATGGTTTTACAAAACTGAGGCCTTACGAAAGATCTGCGATATTTGGGAAAAGTACGGAAGTGGCATGACCAATTTTCACGGCTCAACGGGAGACATAATACTTTTAGGTGCGAAAACAGAGAATTTGCAGCCATGTTTTAATGAGCTTACAGAAGCAGGCTTCGATCTGGGAGGATCCGGCTCAGGTCTAAGAACGATTTCCGGATGTGTTGGTCCGGCAAGATGTGAGTGGGCCACGATTGACACTCTTGATATCACCTACGATCTGACAATGGAGTTTCAGGACGAGATCCACAGGCCCAGATGGCCTTATAAATTCAAGATCAAAATCTCAGGATGTCCCAATGACTGTGTCGCTGCGATAGCGAGGGCAGATTTTACGATAATTGGAACGTGGAGAGATTCGATAAGGATCGATCAGGAAGCAGTAAGAGAGTATGTAAAGAACGGTTTTGACATAGAAACTGTAGTAAGAAAGTGTCCGACAGAAGCGATAAGTTGGGATGAGAAAAATAAGGTTTTAAATTTTGTTCCCGAAGACTGTACCAGGTGTATGCACTGTATTAATAAGATGCCGAAGGCTATAAGACCCGGAACAGAAGGAGGAGCGACCATACTAGTTGGGGGAAAGGCCCCTATTTTAAAAGGCGCGTATCTTTCTTGGGTTATTGTACCTTTTATGAAGATGGAACCACCTTATTCGGAAGTCAAATCCCTTTTAAGGAAGATCTGGGACTGGTGGGATGAGCACGGAAGGACAAGAGAAAGGCTCGCAGAACTAATTGAAAGGTTAAGTTTTGCAAGGTTTTTAAAAGACATGGGTCTTCCAGTACAGCCCCAGATGGTTTTTAGACCGAGGTCGAATCCTTACGTCTTCTTTAGGAGGTAA
- a CDS encoding polysaccharide deacetylase family protein: MERIIGLKIDVDTYLGMREGVPKILSILKTYNIRGSFFVPMGYDNTGRAIRRVFTRRGFLSKVKRIGVVKTYGIKTLLYGVFLPGPKIAEKNVGILKRILTDGHELGIHGYDHVFWHDRIKKLGYERTKIEIDKAVETFTRLSGQKPKSFASPGWMVNVHALKILKDYGFSYSSDTRGRNPFYPVMGGEFIPILQIPTTLPTLDEIVGIYGSDELSLFAHYKNLLSFFNVLTIHAEIEGNNWANFLKIFFERTLESGYRFLALTEIAENVDHLSVPQHEIIYGVVGGRAGEVCIQGPKIEGSES, translated from the coding sequence GTGGAGCGCATAATAGGGCTAAAAATAGACGTCGATACGTATTTAGGTATGAGAGAAGGTGTTCCAAAGATTTTGTCCATTTTAAAGACGTACAACATAAGGGGTAGCTTTTTTGTGCCCATGGGATATGACAATACGGGAAGGGCAATAAGAAGGGTATTTACGCGGAGGGGCTTTTTGAGTAAAGTAAAGAGAATTGGTGTAGTAAAAACATACGGTATAAAGACACTCCTTTATGGAGTCTTTTTGCCTGGTCCAAAGATTGCTGAAAAGAACGTAGGGATTCTAAAAAGAATCTTGACCGATGGGCACGAACTCGGAATACATGGATATGACCACGTCTTCTGGCACGATCGGATAAAAAAACTTGGCTATGAAAGGACAAAAATAGAAATAGACAAAGCCGTAGAGACCTTCACAAGGCTTTCTGGACAAAAACCTAAGTCCTTTGCTTCACCTGGCTGGATGGTAAACGTCCACGCTCTAAAAATATTAAAGGATTATGGATTCTCATACTCAAGCGACACAAGGGGCCGAAACCCTTTTTATCCGGTTATGGGTGGAGAGTTCATCCCTATACTACAAATCCCCACAACCCTTCCTACCCTTGATGAGATAGTGGGAATCTACGGTTCTGATGAGTTGTCCCTTTTTGCCCACTACAAGAACCTCTTAAGCTTTTTTAACGTTTTAACCATCCATGCAGAAATTGAAGGAAATAACTGGGCGAATTTTCTTAAAATCTTTTTCGAAAGGACTCTTGAAAGTGGGTATAGATTTTTAGCCTTAACGGAGATAGCAGAAAACGTAGATCATCTTAGTGTCCCTCAACACGAAATAATCTACGGAGTGGTAGGAGGAAGGGCTGGCGAGGTATGTATACAGGGACCGAAAATTGAAGGATCAGAAAGTTAA
- a CDS encoding tautomerase family protein: MPTIFFYGPKLDKEKKREMIRSFTEIGAKLTGLDKSAFVVYIREATPEDVGVRGELLEDILTKKD, from the coding sequence ATGCCAACGATATTTTTTTACGGTCCAAAGCTCGACAAAGAAAAGAAAAGGGAGATGATAAGGTCATTCACAGAAATAGGTGCAAAACTTACAGGGCTAGACAAATCAGCCTTTGTGGTATATATAAGGGAGGCTACACCGGAAGATGTGGGAGTAAGAGGGGAGCTACTAGAAGACATTTTAACGAAAAAAGACTGA
- a CDS encoding CoA-binding protein, with protein MDSIFQKKLKKVFSPNSIAVIGASDSFEKLGYHVMKSLVLGGYRGCLYPVNPASERIWGLKAHRSILDIEKEVELAIIVVPAKKSLDVLFECGKKKVMGAVIISAGYKETEGDEGKYLEERMRELSEGLEIPIVGPNTFGFVNVTDKVNASFTYEFSLIKEGGTTIISQSGGFCHLIGFLAIEERMGVAKLVGLGNRVNLDFHHTVRYFLEEDSATKALVLYIEGMDEPRKLFNAISQSKAKKPIIAYKSAKNVKRDVASKFHTGSLAGNYKIWKGAFRQFGILEVADSEELIDIAKALEACPSMRGERVAVLSGQAGPGIIAADVLEKEGLKLANFSEVTQRKIDELLPPLAIRTNPVDMGPAWYSPKTILSILKVASDDENTDGILFLNMFASANLKLVKEMVRILRDLEPFNKPVIACLCAPPGIWDEEIKEIDGQKGIVVVPTPERAAKTLANLYRIGSTGR; from the coding sequence ATGGATTCCATTTTCCAAAAAAAGCTAAAAAAAGTCTTTTCTCCAAATTCGATTGCCGTAATTGGAGCATCGGACAGTTTTGAAAAGTTAGGCTATCATGTAATGAAGAGTCTTGTCCTTGGGGGTTATAGGGGCTGCTTATACCCTGTGAATCCGGCATCCGAAAGAATATGGGGTCTTAAAGCTCATAGATCGATTCTAGATATAGAGAAAGAAGTGGAACTCGCTATCATAGTGGTTCCTGCAAAAAAATCCCTTGATGTGCTTTTTGAGTGCGGAAAGAAAAAAGTCATGGGTGCTGTCATAATAAGCGCAGGATACAAGGAGACCGAAGGTGATGAAGGAAAGTATCTTGAGGAGAGAATGAGGGAACTTTCAGAGGGGTTGGAAATTCCTATTGTCGGTCCTAATACTTTCGGTTTTGTGAATGTAACGGATAAAGTCAATGCTTCGTTTACGTACGAATTCTCTTTAATCAAAGAAGGTGGCACTACAATCATAAGTCAAAGCGGAGGGTTTTGCCATCTTATCGGTTTTTTGGCGATCGAAGAAAGGATGGGTGTTGCAAAACTTGTGGGGTTGGGAAACAGGGTGAATTTGGATTTTCACCACACTGTGCGTTATTTTCTCGAGGAGGATTCGGCAACTAAAGCTTTGGTTTTATACATTGAGGGTATGGATGAACCGAGAAAGCTATTCAATGCAATCTCTCAATCGAAAGCAAAAAAACCGATTATAGCGTACAAATCTGCAAAAAATGTGAAAAGAGACGTCGCAAGTAAATTCCATACGGGAAGCCTTGCTGGAAATTACAAAATCTGGAAGGGTGCTTTTCGTCAGTTTGGTATCCTTGAGGTTGCTGATTCAGAAGAACTTATCGACATCGCAAAAGCTTTAGAGGCATGTCCATCAATGAGGGGTGAACGTGTGGCAGTCCTTTCAGGACAGGCAGGTCCGGGGATAATAGCGGCCGATGTTCTTGAAAAGGAAGGTTTAAAACTGGCGAATTTTTCTGAGGTCACACAGAGAAAAATAGATGAACTTCTCCCTCCACTCGCTATAAGGACAAATCCAGTGGATATGGGTCCTGCCTGGTACAGTCCTAAAACTATCCTCTCTATTCTTAAAGTCGCATCCGACGACGAAAACACAGATGGAATACTCTTTCTCAATATGTTCGCATCCGCCAATTTAAAACTCGTAAAGGAAATGGTTAGGATTTTGAGAGATCTGGAACCCTTCAATAAACCTGTCATTGCCTGCCTTTGCGCACCACCAGGGATATGGGACGAAGAGATAAAAGAGATAGATGGTCAAAAAGGAATAGTGGTCGTTCCTACACCTGAAAGAGCTGCAAAAACTTTGGCGAATCTATATAGAATCGGCTCTACTGGCAGGTAA
- a CDS encoding acetate--CoA ligase family protein, producing the protein METILTAFEALEFLKKKEFPVLESKIAKKEEEALFYAKEIGFPVTLKISSKKVIHKSEIRGVRTFIVDAEGVRRAFRDLLDSFYSIFREDDLEGIIVQKMGFGFEMIVGVYEDINFGPVIMVGQGGIYVEDVGDVTFRLLPITERDATSMFEDISVSKVVRSKRIADFDVLKFLQFVKKVSDLATQRPEIKEMDLNPVFVSKEVMICDARIRLLGARSV; encoded by the coding sequence ATGGAAACCATTTTAACCGCGTTTGAGGCACTCGAATTCCTCAAAAAAAAGGAGTTTCCTGTACTTGAAAGCAAAATTGCAAAAAAAGAAGAAGAGGCCTTATTCTATGCGAAAGAGATAGGCTTTCCAGTAACGCTTAAAATCTCATCAAAAAAGGTCATCCACAAAAGTGAGATAAGAGGGGTAAGGACATTCATAGTTGATGCAGAGGGGGTAAGAAGGGCATTTAGAGACCTTCTGGATTCTTTCTATTCCATTTTCCGCGAAGATGATCTAGAAGGCATAATAGTTCAAAAGATGGGTTTTGGTTTTGAAATGATCGTTGGGGTATACGAGGACATAAATTTCGGTCCGGTCATCATGGTTGGTCAAGGAGGAATCTACGTGGAAGATGTAGGAGACGTAACATTTAGACTTTTACCCATCACAGAGAGGGACGCCACGTCCATGTTTGAGGATATCTCGGTCTCAAAAGTAGTACGATCAAAAAGAATCGCAGATTTTGACGTTTTAAAATTCCTACAGTTCGTAAAGAAAGTGTCAGATCTTGCTACGCAAAGACCAGAGATAAAGGAAATGGACCTCAATCCGGTCTTTGTCTCGAAAGAAGTGATGATATGTGATGCCCGAATAAGACTCCTTGGAGCGAGATCCGTATGA
- a CDS encoding MFS transporter: MNRAQRAVQTTDGNWKFKEESSYGWILVGISFLSMAFWMGIRSSFSVFYATLLDEFQWSRASTAFVQSITFVMYMVSVPFIGGAIDRFGPRFVILPGIILLAIGLMLSSTVKSLFEFYLYYGIIVGIGTACVSIVPYSAILAHWFEKRRGLASGIASSGMGFGTFSLLIISEALISTHGWREAFFVLGLLALILLFPTNGFLLKHKPENRASSPRSPKEQDSAKDSCEKTKLKKVLLSNQFLMCVAFGSLVLLSVHVILVHSVRIFMDQGISLNQASSALAIVGVVSSLFRVLWGWLSDWKGRKVSYTMGASFLILSGVSLFLTQPEREWLIYIFVFSFSAGWGVTAPSFMAILADLFKGERFGAIYGFFEAAIYGLSVLGVWAVGLIYDLKGTYWPNTFIVISGSVIASILIIWLIRNPYDGSVKIP, encoded by the coding sequence TTGAACCGAGCCCAAAGGGCAGTGCAGACCACCGACGGTAATTGGAAGTTTAAGGAAGAATCTTCTTACGGCTGGATCCTTGTGGGAATCAGCTTTTTGTCGATGGCTTTCTGGATGGGGATCAGGTCCAGTTTTTCGGTGTTTTACGCGACTCTTCTTGACGAATTTCAATGGTCAAGGGCCAGCACGGCATTTGTCCAGTCAATCACCTTCGTCATGTATATGGTCTCTGTGCCTTTTATCGGGGGAGCCATAGACAGGTTCGGACCGAGATTTGTTATTCTTCCCGGAATAATTCTTTTGGCTATAGGTCTTATGTTGTCTTCAACTGTAAAAAGCCTTTTTGAGTTTTATCTTTACTACGGCATAATTGTGGGGATCGGCACCGCTTGCGTAAGCATAGTTCCCTATTCTGCGATCCTTGCGCACTGGTTCGAAAAACGAAGGGGACTAGCCTCTGGGATTGCATCATCTGGAATGGGATTTGGAACATTCTCCCTTCTGATAATAAGCGAGGCTCTCATTAGCACTCATGGATGGAGAGAGGCTTTCTTCGTTTTGGGTCTTCTGGCCCTTATTCTCCTCTTTCCAACAAACGGGTTTCTTCTAAAACACAAACCCGAAAATAGGGCTTCAAGTCCGAGAAGTCCAAAAGAGCAAGACTCCGCTAAAGATAGTTGCGAAAAAACCAAACTCAAAAAAGTACTCTTGAGCAATCAGTTCTTGATGTGTGTAGCCTTTGGATCTCTAGTCCTGCTTAGCGTTCATGTGATCCTTGTTCACAGCGTACGGATCTTTATGGACCAGGGCATATCATTAAATCAAGCCTCCTCTGCCCTTGCCATTGTGGGCGTCGTTTCTTCTCTTTTTCGGGTACTTTGGGGCTGGCTTTCCGACTGGAAGGGAAGAAAGGTATCATATACGATGGGCGCTTCATTCCTGATCCTAAGCGGGGTCTCTCTATTTCTTACGCAACCGGAAAGGGAGTGGCTCATCTACATCTTTGTTTTTTCTTTCAGTGCGGGCTGGGGAGTAACAGCTCCCTCATTTATGGCGATCCTTGCTGATCTATTCAAAGGGGAAAGATTCGGCGCGATATATGGTTTCTTTGAAGCGGCAATCTATGGACTTTCCGTTTTGGGGGTCTGGGCAGTGGGACTCATATACGATCTCAAAGGTACGTACTGGCCCAATACATTCATTGTCATATCAGGTTCAGTAATTGCTTCCATCTTGATCATCTGGCTTATAAGAAACCCGTATGATGGGAGTGTGAAAATCCCGTAG
- a CDS encoding FAD binding domain-containing protein: MRPFRHINAKTVEEALKLLLEHRGRAKLIGGGTDLIPILRRDSLSCYPEVIINIKTIPGLDYIKEEKDCIRIGALTKLADIASSPVIKRNFKILSEAAFSVGTPQIRNMATIAGNLCQDVRCWYYRYPHQIGGRITCYLKGGKTCYALVGDNRYHSVFECYREQKRPSACTISCPAEIDIPSYLAKLRLEDLNEAARILYETNPLPSITGRVCPHYCEKDCTKGYLDESVAIRSLERFLGDYALGKAEEILKIEKPESGKTVAIVGSGPCGLTSAYYLRRFGHDVTIFEKDAEPGGLLRYGIPSFRLPKKIVDDVIYVFQKVLGIRFKTNTEIGKDISIYELMTKFDAVLVAVGAYKEIRMNIPGEELVISGIDFLRRVNSGSKEVPGSHVAVIGGGNVAIDVARVLLRLGANPVIIYRRSEKELPALSEEVEAAKEEGIRFEFLTLPIAVQKKEGKISLTCVKMELKEKDETGRPKPVPIEGSEFTLEFDAVIKAIGEIPSVDFVPEEFLDEKRMIKAERITGHVARNLFAGGDCVLGPATVVEAVAMGRRVAFAIDKMLSGERKDVREIRTDFLFDRVNVPGFKASKRIKVPRLEIHERNLEREDIGETSIEDLKYEVTRCINCGCVAVNPSDVACALMALDAKIKLIGEAGEMVVSMEEFFQSPRGRLSDTEIITEILIPPLDGRARQSFVKFRLRDSIDFSIVTLSYVATFSGDTVNDIRIVLGSVSPRPIRARFAEEFLRGKALNDKTIEALAEMISSSASPLPMNGFKIKVLNSLLRRALLSELNPEG; the protein is encoded by the coding sequence ATGAGACCATTTCGACACATAAACGCCAAAACAGTAGAAGAGGCTCTGAAACTCCTCTTAGAGCATAGAGGAAGAGCGAAACTCATAGGAGGCGGAACGGATCTAATACCCATTTTGAGGAGGGACTCATTATCTTGCTATCCAGAAGTGATCATAAACATAAAGACTATACCTGGCCTAGACTACATAAAAGAAGAAAAAGATTGCATAAGAATTGGAGCCTTAACAAAGCTTGCCGATATCGCATCTTCCCCTGTAATTAAGCGAAATTTTAAAATCCTCTCTGAGGCCGCATTCTCCGTCGGAACTCCGCAGATCAGGAATATGGCCACAATCGCTGGAAATCTATGCCAGGATGTTAGATGCTGGTACTACAGGTATCCACATCAGATCGGAGGTCGCATAACGTGCTATCTAAAGGGCGGGAAAACATGTTATGCTTTGGTTGGGGACAATAGATACCATTCCGTCTTTGAATGTTATAGAGAGCAAAAAAGGCCATCCGCCTGTACTATTTCATGTCCTGCAGAGATAGACATTCCCTCATATTTGGCAAAGCTCAGATTAGAAGATTTGAACGAGGCAGCTAGGATCTTATACGAGACAAACCCCTTGCCATCTATCACCGGCCGCGTATGTCCCCACTACTGCGAAAAAGACTGTACTAAGGGTTATTTGGATGAATCCGTAGCCATAAGGAGTTTAGAGAGGTTTTTGGGAGATTACGCGTTAGGTAAAGCAGAAGAAATTTTAAAGATAGAAAAACCGGAAAGTGGGAAGACTGTAGCTATAGTGGGGTCTGGTCCCTGCGGGCTTACATCTGCGTACTATCTAAGGAGATTTGGTCACGATGTGACAATTTTTGAAAAGGATGCCGAGCCAGGAGGGCTTTTGCGGTATGGAATACCTTCCTTTAGACTGCCGAAAAAAATTGTAGATGATGTGATTTACGTCTTCCAAAAAGTTTTGGGTATTCGTTTTAAAACTAACACAGAGATCGGAAAGGATATCTCCATATATGAGCTTATGACGAAGTTCGATGCGGTATTGGTTGCAGTAGGAGCTTACAAAGAAATACGGATGAATATACCTGGGGAGGAACTTGTAATAAGTGGGATAGATTTTCTAAGGAGAGTGAATTCAGGTTCAAAAGAGGTACCGGGAAGTCACGTTGCCGTAATAGGCGGGGGGAATGTGGCCATAGATGTGGCACGAGTTCTTTTGAGGCTCGGGGCTAATCCCGTTATCATTTACAGGAGGAGTGAAAAAGAGCTACCAGCTCTTTCAGAGGAGGTGGAGGCAGCCAAGGAGGAAGGTATAAGGTTCGAATTTCTAACCCTTCCTATTGCTGTTCAAAAGAAAGAGGGAAAAATTAGTCTTACGTGCGTTAAGATGGAGTTGAAAGAAAAAGATGAGACTGGAAGGCCAAAGCCTGTCCCTATCGAAGGATCGGAGTTTACTTTAGAGTTCGATGCGGTCATAAAAGCCATAGGGGAAATACCGAGCGTGGACTTTGTGCCAGAAGAGTTCTTAGATGAAAAAAGGATGATAAAAGCTGAAAGGATCACAGGTCATGTGGCCCGAAATCTCTTCGCAGGAGGGGATTGTGTACTGGGTCCTGCAACGGTCGTAGAAGCCGTAGCAATGGGAAGGAGGGTGGCCTTTGCGATCGATAAAATGCTTTCTGGAGAAAGAAAGGATGTCCGAGAAATTCGTACAGATTTCCTCTTTGATAGAGTTAACGTACCAGGTTTTAAAGCCTCAAAGAGGATAAAAGTGCCAAGATTGGAGATACATGAGCGGAATCTTGAGAGGGAAGATATAGGGGAAACTAGCATTGAAGATTTAAAGTACGAAGTGACTCGATGCATAAACTGCGGGTGTGTTGCGGTCAATCCTTCCGATGTGGCATGTGCTCTTATGGCACTTGATGCAAAGATAAAGCTCATAGGTGAAGCCGGAGAAATGGTCGTATCTATGGAGGAATTCTTCCAATCTCCTCGCGGTCGACTCTCCGATACTGAGATAATCACCGAGATTTTAATCCCTCCTCTTGACGGCAGAGCGAGACAGTCCTTTGTGAAGTTCAGGTTAAGAGATTCTATTGACTTTTCAATAGTCACTTTGTCCTATGTCGCTACATTTTCTGGCGATACTGTTAATGACATTAGAATAGTACTTGGTTCAGTATCGCCAAGACCCATAAGGGCCAGATTTGCGGAAGAATTCTTGCGGGGAAAAGCTCTAAACGATAAGACAATAGAAGCTTTGGCGGAAATGATTTCTTCATCCGCTTCCCCCCTTCCTATGAACGGCTTTAAAATAAAGGTTCTGAATTCGCTTTTGCGGAGGGCTTTGCTTTCGGAATTAAATCCCGAAGGTTAG